The following proteins are co-located in the Wenzhouxiangella marina genome:
- a CDS encoding PQQ-dependent sugar dehydrogenase — translation MPAILIFAIALLLALPGPAHAEFELDTVAEGLDHPWSLAFLPEGGYLVTERVGRLRRVSPEGELSEPIEGVPPAWVRSQGGLMGLALDPDYESNGWIYLTLAHGTAEANATRLVRARLDGPRLVDLNVLFTARPTRDTPVHYGGRMAFLPDGTLLLTIGDGFDDREDAQSLESHTGSIVRLHRDGSAPADNPWSGRSDALPELYSIGHRNPQGIVLDPDSGRVWSHEHGPRGGDELNVIEAGVNYGWPVATEGIDYSGARVSPFTSRPGMRDPVLVWTPSIAPSGMVMVHGDRYPDWSGDLLITSLAERSLRRIDLDDGEVVGQERLELPLDERLRDVRVSPGGEIYLLTDSSDGRILRLRRTP, via the coding sequence ATGCCCGCCATCCTGATCTTCGCTATCGCCCTGCTGCTGGCGCTGCCGGGGCCTGCCCACGCCGAGTTCGAACTCGACACCGTGGCCGAGGGCCTGGATCACCCCTGGTCACTGGCCTTTCTTCCCGAGGGCGGTTACCTGGTCACCGAACGAGTCGGCCGTCTGCGCCGCGTCAGCCCCGAGGGTGAGCTGTCCGAGCCGATCGAGGGCGTGCCGCCGGCCTGGGTCCGCTCCCAGGGCGGGCTGATGGGCCTGGCGCTGGATCCCGATTACGAAAGCAACGGCTGGATCTACCTGACCCTGGCTCATGGCACGGCCGAGGCCAACGCGACCCGCCTGGTCCGTGCGCGCCTGGATGGCCCGCGCCTGGTCGATCTGAACGTCCTGTTCACGGCGCGACCGACGCGCGATACGCCGGTCCACTACGGAGGCCGGATGGCCTTCCTGCCCGATGGCACCCTGCTGCTGACGATCGGCGACGGCTTCGATGATCGCGAAGACGCACAGAGCCTGGAGAGCCACACCGGCAGCATCGTGCGCCTGCACCGCGATGGGTCAGCCCCGGCCGACAACCCCTGGTCCGGACGCAGCGACGCCCTGCCCGAGCTCTACAGCATCGGCCACCGCAACCCCCAGGGCATCGTGCTGGATCCGGACAGCGGCCGGGTCTGGTCGCACGAACACGGCCCCCGCGGCGGCGACGAGCTCAACGTGATCGAAGCCGGCGTCAACTACGGCTGGCCCGTGGCCACGGAAGGGATCGACTACTCGGGAGCCCGCGTCTCGCCCTTCACTTCACGTCCCGGCATGCGCGACCCGGTCCTGGTCTGGACGCCCAGCATCGCCCCGTCGGGCATGGTGATGGTGCACGGCGATCGCTATCCGGACTGGAGCGGCGATCTGCTGATCACCAGCCTGGCCGAGCGCAGCCTGCGCCGGATCGACCTGGACGATGGCGAGGTCGTCGGACAGGAGCGCCTCGAACTGCCCCTCGACGAACGCCTGCGCGACGTGCGCGTCAGCCCCGGCGGCGAAATCTACCTGCTGACCGACTCCAGCGACGGCCGCATCCTGCGTCTGCGGCGAACGCCCTGA
- a CDS encoding YhcB family protein, translating into MYSMVWVVGALALGLAVGALVVWLLTRSAAGPGHSVRQLREENEQFREQVNDHFVQTAELINRLTDSYKAVFDHLSEGAERLVDEQVVRERMPKVSDQEIRLKRIGSSVRPSSSAGPQGSAAASGSTGAAAKPSAGSSSPSSSDARAPSGKGKPGSKA; encoded by the coding sequence ATGTATTCCATGGTTTGGGTGGTAGGCGCACTCGCTCTCGGACTGGCCGTCGGCGCCCTGGTCGTCTGGTTGCTGACGCGTTCCGCGGCGGGGCCGGGGCATTCGGTTCGTCAGCTGCGCGAGGAGAACGAACAGTTCCGGGAGCAGGTCAACGACCACTTCGTCCAGACGGCGGAACTGATCAACCGCCTGACCGACAGCTACAAGGCCGTCTTCGATCACTTGAGCGAGGGTGCGGAGCGCCTCGTCGACGAGCAGGTCGTGCGCGAGCGCATGCCGAAGGTGTCCGATCAGGAAATCCGCCTCAAACGCATCGGGAGCTCGGTGCGACCCTCGTCGAGCGCCGGGCCTCAAGGCTCCGCAGCGGCCTCGGGGTCGACCGGCGCCGCTGCCAAGCCCTCGGCAGGGTCGTCTTCGCCGTCTTCGTCGGATGCTAGGGCGCCCAGCGGCAAGGGCAAGCCGGGCAGCAAGGCCTGA
- a CDS encoding bifunctional GNAT family N-acetyltransferase/carbon-nitrogen hydrolase family protein, protein MNENTDHSEGHRLLLRQTRPEDYEDIAVIMERVYPGGLDGAWTRAQFESQIQRFPEGQICIEDNGRVVAAAISLIVKYSRWGQNHRYWDIVGNGYLTTHDPKGDVLYGVDVFVHPDYRALRLGRRLYDARKELCEKLNLRGIVVGGRIPGYHKVADEMTPQQYVAKVQSRELTDPILTFQLANDFQVRRIVRGYLPDDAQSAGYATLLEWINIYFEEPSSSVIGGRPSDVRIGAVQWQMRPTRSLEDLYGQIEYFVDAVSGYQADVVLFPEFFNGPLMAEWNDQGPAEAVRRLAGYTEAIRDRMLQFAVSYNINIIAGSMPEYDGDQLRNVCYLLRRDGSWDRQYKIHVTPDEVSAWGLTGGDRIQVFDTDFGKIGILICYDVEFPELPRLMADQGLNILFVPYWTDTKNAYLRVRRCAQARAVENECYVVITGSVGNLPRVENMDMQYSQAAVFTPSDFAFPHDAVAHEATANTETMLIADLDLDNLREVRSHGSVRNLKDRRLDLYELKWK, encoded by the coding sequence ATGAACGAAAACACCGACCATTCCGAAGGCCATCGCCTGCTGCTCCGCCAGACCCGGCCGGAGGACTACGAGGACATCGCCGTGATCATGGAGCGGGTCTACCCGGGCGGCCTGGACGGCGCCTGGACCCGCGCTCAGTTCGAGTCCCAGATCCAGCGCTTTCCCGAGGGCCAGATCTGCATCGAGGACAACGGCAGGGTCGTGGCCGCTGCCATTTCACTGATCGTCAAGTACAGCCGCTGGGGCCAGAACCACCGCTACTGGGACATCGTCGGCAACGGCTACCTGACCACCCACGACCCGAAGGGCGACGTGCTCTACGGCGTCGACGTCTTCGTGCATCCGGACTACCGGGCCCTGCGCCTCGGCCGTCGACTCTACGATGCGCGCAAGGAGCTCTGTGAAAAGTTGAACCTGCGCGGCATCGTGGTCGGCGGTCGGATTCCCGGCTACCACAAGGTGGCCGACGAGATGACGCCGCAGCAATACGTGGCCAAGGTGCAGTCGCGCGAGCTGACGGACCCGATCCTGACCTTTCAGCTGGCCAATGATTTCCAGGTGCGCCGGATCGTGCGTGGCTACCTGCCCGATGACGCCCAGTCGGCCGGCTATGCCACCTTGCTCGAGTGGATCAACATCTACTTCGAAGAGCCGTCCAGCAGCGTGATCGGCGGGCGGCCGTCCGACGTGCGCATCGGGGCCGTGCAATGGCAGATGCGACCGACCCGGTCGCTGGAGGACCTGTACGGCCAGATCGAGTACTTCGTCGACGCCGTCTCCGGCTACCAGGCCGACGTCGTCCTGTTCCCGGAATTCTTCAACGGCCCCTTGATGGCCGAGTGGAACGACCAGGGCCCGGCCGAGGCCGTACGCCGGCTGGCCGGCTACACCGAAGCCATTCGGGATCGGATGCTGCAGTTCGCCGTGTCCTACAACATCAACATCATCGCCGGCTCGATGCCCGAATACGATGGCGATCAGCTGCGCAACGTCTGCTATCTACTGCGTCGCGACGGCAGTTGGGATCGTCAGTACAAGATTCACGTCACGCCCGACGAGGTCAGTGCCTGGGGCCTGACCGGGGGCGACCGGATCCAGGTCTTCGATACGGACTTCGGCAAGATCGGCATCCTGATCTGCTACGACGTCGAGTTTCCCGAACTGCCGCGCCTGATGGCGGACCAGGGGCTGAACATCCTGTTCGTGCCTTACTGGACCGACACGAAGAATGCCTATCTGCGGGTGCGCCGCTGCGCCCAGGCCAGAGCCGTCGAGAACGAATGCTACGTCGTCATCACCGGTTCGGTCGGCAACCTGCCCAGGGTGGAGAACATGGACATGCAGTATTCCCAGGCGGCCGTGTTCACGCCCTCGGACTTCGCCTTTCCCCACGATGCCGTGGCACACGAGGCAACGGCCAACACCGAAACCATGCTGATCGCCGATCTCGACCTGGACAACCTGCGGGAAGTCCGCTCCCACGGTTCGGTGCGGAACCTGAAGGATCGGCGCCTGGATCTGTACGAGTTGAAGTGGAAGTGA
- a CDS encoding glycosyltransferase family 4 protein gives MRILLVTDAWAPQVNGVVRTLETTREHLRRMGHEVEVLSPEGQRTMPCPGYPEIRLTLRPGKRLRELMRTRRFDAVHIATEGPIGLAARRWCLRHGLAFTTSYHTRFPEYLQMRAPVPLAWSYAYLRWFHRPAANTLVRTDTQRRLLEDHGFTHLSVWPGSVDTRLFRPQDSQVLDLPRPIAMYVGRVAREKNLEAFLDLDVRGSKVIVGDGPDLERLRRAYPDAHFLGYRHGQALVDCLNCADVFVFPSRTETLGLVMLEAMACGVPVAAFPAPGPIDLITDGANGALDENLAAAYYRALSVDRTACVEFAEQFSWERSTRRFLRSLSPIDGEQTRRPSRVDSATGAYNPAPCESHPRARKAESIAQPS, from the coding sequence ATGCGAATCCTGCTGGTCACCGACGCCTGGGCACCCCAGGTCAACGGCGTGGTCCGAACCCTGGAAACCACCCGAGAGCATCTTCGCCGCATGGGCCATGAGGTCGAGGTGCTTTCTCCGGAAGGTCAGCGCACCATGCCCTGCCCCGGCTACCCGGAAATCCGTCTGACCCTGCGCCCGGGCAAGCGCCTGCGCGAGCTGATGCGCACGCGACGCTTCGATGCCGTTCACATCGCCACGGAAGGGCCCATCGGCCTGGCTGCACGTCGCTGGTGCCTTCGCCATGGCCTGGCCTTCACCACCTCCTACCACACGCGCTTTCCCGAGTACCTGCAGATGCGCGCACCGGTGCCGCTGGCCTGGTCCTACGCCTATCTGCGCTGGTTCCATCGGCCGGCCGCCAACACCCTGGTTCGAACGGACACCCAGCGCCGCCTGCTCGAGGACCACGGCTTCACGCATCTTTCCGTGTGGCCCGGCAGCGTCGACACGCGCCTGTTTCGACCGCAGGACAGCCAGGTCCTCGATCTGCCCCGTCCGATTGCCATGTACGTCGGCCGCGTTGCCCGGGAGAAGAATCTCGAGGCCTTCCTGGACCTGGACGTCAGGGGCTCGAAGGTGATCGTCGGCGACGGCCCCGATCTGGAGCGACTGCGCAGGGCCTATCCGGACGCCCACTTCCTCGGCTACCGACACGGCCAGGCCCTCGTCGACTGCCTGAATTGCGCCGATGTCTTCGTATTCCCGAGCCGGACCGAAACCCTGGGGCTCGTCATGCTCGAAGCCATGGCCTGCGGCGTGCCCGTCGCCGCTTTCCCGGCACCCGGCCCGATCGACCTGATCACCGACGGCGCCAATGGGGCCCTCGACGAGAATCTGGCCGCCGCCTACTATCGCGCACTGTCGGTCGATCGAACCGCCTGCGTCGAGTTCGCCGAGCAGTTCTCCTGGGAACGATCCACCCGCCGCTTTCTGCGCAGCCTCAGCCCCATCGACGGCGAACAGACTCGGCGCCCGTCCCGAGTCGACAGTGCAACGGGCGCGTATAATCCGGCCCCATGCGAGTCGCACCCCCGGGCCCGGAAAGCCGAATCTATCGCCCAGCCGAGCTGA
- the xseA gene encoding exodeoxyribonuclease VII large subunit: MRVAPPGPESRIYRPAELNQEVRLHLEAGFPRLWLEAELSNLARPASGHLYFTLKDARAQIRCALFRGNASALGFRPENGQQVLVRGRLSLYEARGDYQLIADAMLEAGAGQLQKDFEALRRKLASEGLFEEARKQALPRWPRRIALVTSPSGAAVRDLLKVLGERWPAAEIRIYAATVQGETAPASLIRALRAADRHEFADLIILARGGGSLEDLWAFNDEGLARAIADCRTPIISGVGHETDTTIADYVADLRAATPSAAAAAATPDGPALRLSLQRLDAQLSRSMQARLDRLDQTSDHLARRLATQHPARRLDETRRRLDACDRRASLAMNSLLEHGARSLTALDLRLSARHPARRLDRATERVSDLERRLRQAQHRMLRQADRLLASRVAQLNAVSPLSVLERGYGIVRDRNRQALVHREDFIKSKKISILMNSFEVDAEVSAAPRDAKLS; encoded by the coding sequence ATGCGAGTCGCACCCCCGGGCCCGGAAAGCCGAATCTATCGCCCAGCCGAGCTGAACCAGGAAGTCCGGCTTCACCTCGAGGCGGGCTTCCCCAGGCTCTGGCTCGAAGCCGAGCTGTCGAACCTGGCCCGCCCGGCCTCCGGGCACCTGTACTTCACCCTCAAGGACGCCCGCGCGCAGATTCGCTGCGCGCTGTTCCGTGGCAACGCCTCGGCCCTCGGGTTCCGACCGGAAAACGGCCAACAGGTGCTGGTCCGCGGGCGGCTGAGCCTGTACGAGGCCCGTGGCGACTACCAGCTCATTGCCGACGCCATGCTCGAAGCCGGCGCCGGACAGCTGCAGAAGGATTTCGAGGCCCTGCGCCGCAAGCTGGCCAGCGAGGGCCTGTTCGAGGAGGCCCGTAAGCAGGCCCTGCCCCGCTGGCCGCGACGCATTGCCCTGGTGACCTCGCCCTCGGGAGCCGCGGTCCGCGATCTGCTGAAGGTGCTCGGCGAGCGATGGCCCGCGGCCGAAATCAGGATCTACGCCGCCACCGTTCAGGGCGAAACCGCCCCCGCCTCGCTGATCCGCGCCCTGCGAGCCGCCGATCGACACGAGTTCGCGGACCTGATCATCCTGGCCCGTGGCGGGGGCTCGCTGGAAGACCTCTGGGCCTTCAACGATGAAGGCCTGGCCCGCGCCATCGCCGACTGCCGCACTCCGATCATCAGCGGCGTCGGCCACGAAACGGACACCACGATCGCGGACTACGTGGCCGATCTTCGCGCGGCCACACCGAGCGCGGCGGCCGCAGCCGCCACCCCCGATGGCCCGGCCCTGCGCCTGTCCCTGCAGCGCCTGGATGCGCAGCTGTCGCGATCCATGCAGGCCCGCCTCGATCGACTCGACCAGACCAGCGACCATCTGGCGCGGCGACTGGCCACCCAGCACCCGGCTCGGCGCCTCGACGAGACCCGACGCCGCCTGGACGCCTGCGACCGGCGGGCGAGCCTGGCCATGAACAGCCTGCTGGAACACGGCGCTCGCAGCCTGACGGCCCTGGACCTGCGGCTTTCCGCTCGACACCCGGCGCGCCGGCTCGATCGCGCGACGGAGCGCGTGAGCGACCTGGAACGACGGCTCCGACAGGCCCAGCATCGAATGCTCCGACAGGCCGATCGCCTGCTGGCCAGCCGGGTGGCACAACTGAATGCGGTCAGCCCCTTGAGCGTCCTGGAACGAGGCTACGGCATCGTTCGTGACCGCAACAGGCAAGCGCTGGTTCATCGAGAAGACTTCATCAAGTCAAAAAAAATCAGCATCTTGATGAATTCTTTTGAAGTAGATGCTGAGGTCAGCGCGGCCCCCAGAGACGCCAAGCTCTCATGA
- a CDS encoding IMPACT family protein encodes MSLTLLEPARHELEVKRSRFIALAERCADEQSARRFLASVADPSATHNCWAWKSGQSYRFDDDGEPGGTAGRPILAAIENQGYDQVAVVVIRYYGGIKLGTGGLARAYGGSAAECLRTARSEPLIPTVRKRIQLPFEAVSLAHQLLDRHAAVKCGERYTSQGLELEIECPRSSLAALERDLRDASSGNVQIRSA; translated from the coding sequence ATGAGCCTGACCCTGCTCGAACCCGCCCGGCACGAGCTCGAAGTCAAGCGCAGCCGCTTCATCGCCCTGGCCGAGCGCTGCGCAGACGAGCAGTCCGCGCGCCGCTTTCTGGCTTCGGTGGCCGATCCGTCAGCCACGCACAATTGCTGGGCTTGGAAATCCGGCCAGAGCTACCGCTTCGACGACGATGGCGAACCGGGCGGCACGGCCGGGCGGCCGATCCTCGCCGCGATCGAGAACCAGGGCTACGATCAGGTTGCCGTGGTCGTCATCCGCTACTACGGCGGCATCAAGCTGGGCACCGGTGGCCTGGCACGGGCCTACGGCGGCAGTGCGGCCGAATGCCTGCGAACGGCCCGCTCCGAGCCCCTGATCCCCACGGTACGAAAGCGCATCCAACTCCCCTTCGAGGCCGTGTCCCTCGCCCACCAGCTGCTCGACCGCCATGCGGCGGTCAAATGCGGGGAACGCTATACCAGCCAGGGACTGGAGCTGGAGATCGAATGCCCTCGATCCAGTCTGGCCGCGCTGGAGCGCGACCTCCGGGACGCAAGCTCGGGAAACGTGCAGATCAGATCAGCTTGA
- a CDS encoding isopenicillin N synthase family dioxygenase, whose protein sequence is MTSSHPQVPTLSMADFDGQKGAFSDALGQAWRETGFVGVRDHGVDDAIIDRAYEVFREFFALPAEVKQRYQLPGKGGARGYTGFGVEQAKDHDVPDLKEFWHVGRELADADNPAPEILLPNVWPEEVPGFKEAALALYQALDGLGSRVLSALALDIGLPADWFADKTDFGNSILRPIHYPPIEQAVPGAVRAARHEDINLITLLIGSREQGLEILTRDGDWVPVSTLPGTIVVNVGDMLQRLTNRVYPSTTHRVVNPPGDAARRARYSIPFFLHPNPDFLIRTLPQCVEREGEDHFPGPITSHEYLLERLREIKLI, encoded by the coding sequence ATGACGTCAAGTCACCCGCAGGTTCCCACCTTGTCGATGGCCGATTTCGATGGTCAGAAAGGCGCGTTCAGCGACGCGCTCGGCCAGGCCTGGCGTGAAACCGGCTTCGTCGGTGTCCGCGACCACGGGGTCGACGATGCGATCATCGATCGGGCCTACGAAGTATTCCGCGAATTCTTTGCCTTGCCGGCCGAGGTCAAGCAACGTTACCAGCTGCCCGGCAAGGGCGGGGCGCGCGGCTACACGGGCTTCGGGGTCGAGCAGGCAAAGGATCACGACGTGCCGGACCTGAAGGAATTCTGGCACGTGGGCCGCGAGCTGGCCGATGCCGACAATCCGGCCCCGGAAATCCTGCTGCCGAACGTCTGGCCGGAGGAAGTGCCCGGCTTCAAGGAGGCCGCGCTGGCCTTGTACCAGGCCCTGGACGGCCTGGGCTCGCGGGTGCTGTCGGCGCTGGCGCTGGACATCGGTCTGCCGGCGGACTGGTTTGCCGACAAGACCGACTTCGGCAATTCGATCCTGCGACCGATTCACTACCCGCCGATCGAACAGGCCGTGCCCGGTGCCGTGCGCGCGGCGCGCCACGAGGACATCAACCTCATCACCCTGTTGATCGGTTCACGCGAGCAGGGTCTGGAGATTCTGACCCGGGACGGTGACTGGGTGCCGGTCAGTACCCTGCCGGGCACGATCGTGGTGAACGTCGGCGACATGCTGCAGCGTCTGACCAATCGGGTCTATCCGTCGACGACCCATCGGGTGGTCAATCCGCCGGGCGATGCGGCGCGCCGCGCGCGCTATTCGATCCCGTTCTTCCTGCACCCGAATCCGGACTTCCTGATCAGGACCCTGCCGCAGTGCGTCGAGCGCGAGGGCGAGGACCATTTCCCGGGGCCGATCACCTCGCACGAGTACCTGCTCGAGCGCCTGCGTGAGATCAAGCTGATCTGA
- the glmM gene encoding phosphoglucosamine mutase, translating to MSHRYFGTDGIRGRVGDPPITVDFILHLGWAAGRVLAERSPGRPSVVIGKDTRISGYLFESALEAGFSAAGVDAVLLGPMPTPAIAHLTRSLGAVAGVVISASHNPYEDNGIKFFSGRGEKLDDEVQAAIEAQLDQPIEQVSAHRLGKATRVHDAVGRYIEYCKSTVPFGTRFDGLRMVVDCANGATYRIAPEVFRELGAEVVPIHDRPDGLNINADCGSTHPESLAERVVQERADLGIAFDGDGDRVLLVDHRGRLIDGDQILFLLARDRHSRGALEGGVVGTVMSNFGLEEAFRALEIPFERSPVGDRHVHEALRRNGWQLGGEASGHILCLDRAMTGCGIVSALQVLEVVARTRQSLAALAGGMERYPQVMINVPVQGQARVLVETHEGLALALSEAEASLGDQGRIILRPSGTEPVVRVTVEGRDSQQVQRLAESLARTVQEATQS from the coding sequence ATGAGCCATCGTTACTTCGGTACCGACGGGATTCGCGGTCGGGTCGGTGACCCGCCGATCACCGTCGATTTCATCCTGCATCTGGGCTGGGCAGCCGGTCGCGTTCTCGCCGAGCGCTCGCCCGGGCGTCCCAGCGTGGTCATCGGCAAGGACACCCGCATCTCGGGCTACCTGTTCGAATCCGCCCTCGAGGCCGGATTCTCCGCCGCCGGTGTCGATGCGGTCCTGCTCGGCCCGATGCCGACGCCCGCCATCGCGCATCTGACGCGCAGTCTGGGGGCGGTGGCCGGCGTGGTGATTTCCGCCTCGCACAACCCTTACGAAGACAACGGCATCAAGTTCTTTTCGGGGCGTGGTGAGAAGCTCGATGACGAGGTTCAGGCCGCCATCGAAGCCCAGCTCGACCAGCCCATCGAGCAGGTGTCGGCGCATCGCCTGGGCAAGGCGACCCGGGTGCATGACGCGGTCGGCCGCTACATCGAATACTGCAAGTCCACGGTGCCCTTCGGCACCCGTTTCGATGGCCTGCGCATGGTCGTGGACTGTGCGAATGGTGCGACCTACCGGATCGCCCCCGAGGTGTTCAGAGAGCTCGGCGCCGAGGTCGTGCCCATCCATGACCGTCCCGATGGCCTCAACATCAACGCCGATTGTGGTTCGACTCATCCCGAATCCCTGGCCGAACGCGTCGTCCAGGAGCGGGCGGACCTCGGTATCGCCTTCGACGGCGACGGTGACCGGGTGCTGCTCGTCGATCATCGAGGGCGGCTGATCGATGGTGATCAGATCCTCTTCCTGCTGGCGCGTGACCGTCATTCCCGGGGTGCCCTCGAGGGCGGTGTGGTCGGTACGGTGATGAGCAACTTCGGCCTCGAAGAGGCCTTTCGAGCGCTGGAGATTCCCTTCGAGCGAAGCCCCGTGGGCGATCGCCATGTGCACGAAGCACTGCGTCGCAACGGCTGGCAGCTGGGTGGCGAGGCGTCGGGTCACATCCTGTGCCTGGATCGCGCCATGACCGGCTGCGGGATCGTCAGCGCCCTGCAGGTGCTCGAGGTGGTCGCCCGTACCCGTCAGTCCCTGGCCGCGCTGGCCGGTGGCATGGAGCGCTATCCCCAGGTCATGATCAACGTGCCCGTTCAGGGGCAGGCCAGAGTGCTGGTCGAGACGCACGAGGGCCTGGCCCTGGCGCTGTCCGAGGCCGAGGCCAGCCTGGGCGATCAGGGCCGCATCATTCTTCGTCCGTCCGGCACCGAGCCGGTCGTCCGGGTCACGGTCGAGGGCCGCGACTCGCAACAGGTTCAACGGCTGGCCGAATCCCTGGCCCGCACCGTTCAGGAGGCAACGCAATCATGA
- the folP gene encoding dihydropteroate synthase: MHDDRATRLKERIHRAHEQGPALVMGIVNVTPDSFSDGGRFEQAEQAVEHGLRLAAEGADILDIGGESTRPGAQPVGIEEELARVIPVIERLSRQCDVPISIDTSKPEVMRAAVSAGAAMINDVNGLRAPGAVATAAELAVPVCLMHMQGEPRTMQARPSYQDVVSDVRDFLLERAEVCQRAGLDRANLVLDPGFGFGKTLEHNLALLNALDELARIGFPVLAGLSRKSMLGRITGRERPDQRLAASLAVALIAAQKGAAILRVHDVAETVDVVKVWNATREVSSR; this comes from the coding sequence ATGCACGACGATCGAGCGACGAGACTGAAGGAACGCATTCACCGGGCCCATGAACAGGGTCCCGCCCTGGTGATGGGCATCGTCAACGTGACCCCGGATTCCTTTTCGGACGGCGGGCGCTTCGAGCAGGCCGAGCAGGCGGTCGAGCATGGGCTGCGCCTGGCCGCGGAGGGCGCCGACATCCTGGACATCGGCGGTGAATCCACCCGGCCCGGCGCCCAGCCGGTAGGCATCGAGGAGGAACTGGCGCGGGTCATCCCGGTCATCGAGCGCCTGAGTCGGCAATGCGACGTGCCGATCTCGATCGACACCAGCAAGCCCGAGGTGATGCGTGCCGCCGTGTCGGCAGGCGCCGCCATGATCAACGATGTCAATGGCCTGCGAGCCCCCGGGGCCGTGGCAACGGCGGCCGAGCTCGCGGTGCCGGTCTGTCTGATGCACATGCAGGGCGAGCCGCGCACGATGCAGGCCAGACCGAGCTATCAGGATGTGGTCAGCGATGTGCGGGACTTCCTGCTCGAACGAGCCGAGGTCTGCCAGCGTGCCGGGCTGGACCGGGCGAATCTGGTGCTCGATCCCGGCTTCGGCTTCGGCAAGACCCTGGAACACAATCTGGCGCTGCTGAACGCGCTGGATGAGCTGGCGCGGATCGGCTTTCCCGTGCTGGCCGGTCTGTCGCGCAAGTCCATGCTCGGCCGGATCACGGGTCGGGAGCGTCCCGACCAGCGTCTGGCGGCTTCCCTGGCCGTCGCCCTGATCGCGGCCCAGAAGGGTGCGGCCATCCTGCGCGTGCACGATGTGGCCGAGACCGTGGACGTGGTCAAGGTCTGGAATGCCACTCGCGAGGTGTCCAGCCGCTAG